The Nesterenkonia xinjiangensis genome contains a region encoding:
- a CDS encoding bile acid:sodium symporter family protein — MSPSPSTRQARPAADQSPRSAKLAVTVFPLLILGGAAVALLMPATFAPLGAGVTYALMIIMFGMGLTLTLPDFALVLKRPAPVLLGVLFQYSIMPLLALGIAVLLQLPPALAAGLILVGCVPGGTSSNVVTYLARGDVALSVTMTSISTLLSPLLTPLLTLWLAGQYLPVAAGDMAASIVQIVLIPVVGGIVLRLLLPRLVVRIQPALPWVSVLGITYVVLAVVAGSRAELVSAGLLLILGVMLHNCCGYGIGYLAGKLTRGSVPTRRAIAVEVGMQNSGLAAGLGAQHFTPEAALPGAIFSVWHNISGGLLASVWGRRRPGS, encoded by the coding sequence ATGTCTCCCTCGCCCTCCACGCGACAGGCGCGGCCGGCCGCGGACCAGAGTCCGCGCAGCGCCAAGCTCGCCGTCACCGTCTTCCCGCTGCTGATCCTCGGCGGCGCCGCCGTCGCGCTGCTGATGCCGGCCACCTTCGCGCCGCTGGGCGCCGGGGTCACCTATGCCCTGATGATCATCATGTTCGGCATGGGACTGACCCTGACCCTCCCGGACTTCGCCCTGGTGCTGAAGCGGCCGGCCCCGGTGCTGCTGGGGGTGCTGTTCCAGTACAGCATCATGCCGCTGCTTGCCCTGGGGATCGCGGTGCTGCTCCAGCTGCCCCCGGCGCTCGCGGCTGGCCTGATCCTGGTGGGATGCGTGCCCGGCGGGACGTCGTCGAACGTGGTCACCTATCTGGCGCGCGGCGACGTCGCCCTGTCAGTGACGATGACCTCGATCTCCACCCTGCTCTCGCCGCTGCTCACTCCGCTGCTGACCCTGTGGCTGGCCGGCCAGTACCTCCCGGTGGCCGCAGGCGACATGGCCGCCAGCATCGTGCAGATCGTGCTGATCCCGGTGGTGGGCGGCATCGTGCTGCGGCTGCTGCTGCCGCGGCTCGTCGTCCGGATCCAGCCGGCGCTGCCCTGGGTCTCGGTGCTGGGCATCACCTATGTGGTGCTCGCCGTCGTCGCCGGCTCCCGTGCTGAGCTCGTCTCCGCCGGGCTGCTGCTGATCCTCGGAGTGATGCTGCACAACTGCTGCGGCTACGGGATCGGCTACCTCGCCGGGAAGCTCACCCGCGGCTCCGTGCCCACACGGCGAGCGATCGCCGTCGAGGTCGGCATGCAGAACTCAGGGCTCGCGGCAGGGCTGGGCGCCCAGCACTTCACCCCGGAGGCCGCACTGCCCGGGGCGATCTTCTCGGTCTGGCACAACATCTCCGGCGGACTGCTGGCCTCGGTGTGGGGCCGGCGTCGTCCCGGATCCTGA
- a CDS encoding BCCT family transporter, giving the protein MPQDTPAEPRPAGQTTFLPEEAERFPESPQSPGSSLNAVFWSSVTLIVAFIAVAGFWPERMNTAASAAMNWVTATSGWSLLIIPLALIGLLLVLAFTRFGRIRLGPDDSRPEYPTYAWIAMLLGAVMGIGLITYGVAEPVSHLFDPPHGLTEAGSQEAVIDALRFTFLDWGIHAWAVFAIFGLAIGYSTHRLGNKGLVSPILRPLIGRHADGAVGKTVDVMVIVSTLFGTTTSLGLGAAQISQGLSQITGLELTTSGVQISIIALITLIFTASAMSGVGRGIRYLSQTTMVLAAALLIFVLLAGPTSWLINIFFRSLGSYAGGFVEISLMLPTEADDLQWMQWWTYFMMAWWISWGAFVGVFLARISRGRTIRQFVLVVLGVPSLVFSLWFSVFGGSAMWMDLERGTGIGEAAVEDVNTAFFGLLDQLPLTALTSVVAVVLVVLYFVTGADSNTYVLSVISSDGRMNPQRSVMGVWGVLTGATAAVLLYAGGLQALQTVVMLSAAPFIFVILALAVSLVMMLRRDPLVLKS; this is encoded by the coding sequence ATGCCGCAGGACACCCCTGCTGAGCCGCGCCCTGCGGGTCAGACCACTTTTCTCCCCGAGGAAGCAGAACGCTTCCCGGAGTCCCCGCAGAGCCCGGGCAGCTCGCTCAACGCGGTGTTCTGGTCCTCCGTCACCCTGATCGTCGCGTTCATCGCCGTGGCCGGCTTCTGGCCCGAGCGGATGAACACCGCCGCAAGCGCCGCCATGAACTGGGTGACGGCCACCAGCGGCTGGTCGCTGCTGATCATCCCCCTGGCTCTGATCGGCCTGCTGCTGGTGCTCGCGTTCACCCGCTTCGGCAGGATCCGGCTCGGCCCGGACGATTCCCGCCCGGAGTATCCCACCTACGCGTGGATCGCGATGCTGCTGGGCGCAGTGATGGGCATCGGACTGATCACCTACGGCGTGGCCGAGCCGGTGTCCCACCTGTTCGACCCGCCCCACGGTCTCACCGAGGCGGGCAGCCAGGAGGCCGTCATCGACGCCCTGCGCTTCACCTTCCTGGACTGGGGCATCCACGCCTGGGCCGTCTTCGCGATCTTCGGCCTCGCCATCGGCTACTCCACCCACCGCCTCGGCAACAAGGGCCTGGTCTCCCCCATCCTGCGCCCGCTGATCGGCCGCCACGCCGACGGCGCGGTCGGCAAGACCGTGGACGTGATGGTGATCGTCTCCACGCTCTTCGGCACGACGACATCGCTGGGCCTGGGCGCTGCGCAGATCAGCCAGGGGCTGAGCCAGATCACCGGCCTGGAGCTCACCACCTCCGGGGTGCAGATCAGCATCATCGCGCTGATCACCCTGATCTTCACCGCCTCTGCCATGAGCGGGGTCGGGCGCGGCATCCGCTACCTGAGCCAGACCACGATGGTGCTGGCCGCCGCGCTGCTGATCTTCGTGCTGCTCGCCGGGCCGACCAGCTGGCTGATCAACATCTTCTTCCGGTCCCTGGGCTCCTACGCCGGGGGCTTCGTGGAGATCAGCCTGATGCTCCCCACCGAGGCGGACGACCTGCAGTGGATGCAGTGGTGGACCTACTTCATGATGGCCTGGTGGATCTCCTGGGGCGCGTTCGTCGGCGTCTTCCTGGCCCGCATCTCCCGGGGCCGCACCATCCGCCAGTTCGTGCTCGTGGTGCTCGGCGTGCCGTCCCTGGTGTTCTCCCTCTGGTTCAGCGTCTTCGGCGGCTCGGCCATGTGGATGGACCTGGAGCGGGGCACCGGCATCGGAGAGGCCGCCGTCGAGGACGTGAACACCGCATTCTTCGGCCTGCTCGATCAACTGCCGCTGACGGCGCTGACCTCTGTGGTCGCCGTCGTGCTGGTGGTCCTGTACTTCGTCACCGGCGCCGACTCCAACACCTATGTGCTCTCGGTGATCTCCTCCGACGGCCGGATGAATCCGCAACGTTCAGTGATGGGCGTCTGGGGCGTGCTCACCGGTGCCACGGCGGCGGTGCTGCTCTACGCGGGCGGGCTGCAGGCGCTGCAGACCGTCGTGATGCTCTCCGCCGCACCGTTCATCTTCGTGATCCTGGCGCTGGCGGTGTCCCTGGTGATGATGCTGCGCCGGGACCCGCTGGTCCTGAAGAGCTGA
- a CDS encoding malonic semialdehyde reductase: protein MTSTTTEAAVLDRETVDHLFEGTRTTHHFTDEPVDLEVISRVYEDLRWAPTAFNNQPLRLTVVTGEETRRAVVEHLMSGNKEKTLAAPLTLVAAFDPQWHEHMPFLTPGMPGLRENFADKTEARHGMGRDNALIQLGYLLVALRAHGLASGPMTGLDAAGVDTAVHSENGWKTIAVVNVGHAPDPAHDPALTARGGRFEFAQASQIL, encoded by the coding sequence ATGACGTCGACCACCACCGAGGCAGCCGTCCTGGACCGGGAGACCGTGGACCACCTGTTCGAAGGCACCCGCACCACCCACCACTTCACGGACGAGCCCGTCGACCTCGAGGTCATCAGCCGCGTCTACGAGGACCTGCGCTGGGCGCCCACCGCCTTCAACAACCAGCCTCTGCGGCTGACCGTGGTCACCGGCGAGGAGACCCGCCGCGCCGTCGTCGAGCACCTGATGTCCGGCAACAAGGAGAAGACCCTGGCCGCACCGCTGACCCTGGTGGCAGCATTCGACCCCCAGTGGCACGAGCACATGCCTTTCCTCACACCGGGCATGCCGGGGCTGCGCGAGAACTTCGCCGACAAGACCGAGGCTCGGCACGGCATGGGACGCGACAACGCCCTCATCCAGCTGGGCTACCTGCTGGTCGCCCTCCGCGCCCACGGCCTCGCCTCCGGGCCCATGACAGGCCTGGATGCCGCTGGTGTCGACACCGCCGTCCACTCGGAGAACGGGTGGAAGACCATCGCGGTGGTGAACGTCGGCCATGCTCCCGATCCCGCTCACGACCCCGCCCTGACCGCCCGTGGAGGCCGCTTCGAGTTCGCCCAGGCCAGCCAGATCCTCTGA